One Solanum pennellii chromosome 9, SPENNV200 DNA segment encodes these proteins:
- the LOC107030524 gene encoding auxin-induced protein PCNT115-like isoform X1: MAAEGIKKVPRMKMGSQGLEVSAQGLGCMGMSAFYGPPKPDDEMIKLIHHSINSGITFLDTSDIYGPYTNEILIGKALKGETRERVELATKFGINASADGKIEIIGDPCYVRASCEASLKRLDVNCIDLYYQHRIDTRVPIEITMGELKKLVEEGKIKYIGLSEASASTIRRAHEVHPITAVQLEWSLWSRDVEEEIIPTCRELGIGIVAYSPLGKGFLSSGPKLLEDLSNEDFRKHIPRFQAENLKHNKILYERICQMATKKGCTPSQLALAWVHHQGNDVCPIPGTTKIKNLEQNIEALYIKLTTEDMVELESIASADAVKGERDASSASTYKNSDTPHLSTWHAAR; this comes from the exons ATGGCTGCAGAAGGAATTAAAAAAGTGCCAAGAATGAAGATGGGCTCACAAGGCCTTGAAGTATCAGCTCAAGGGCTGGGCTGTATGGGAATGTCTGCATTTTATGGGCCCCCAAAACCTGATGATGAAATGATTAAACTTATTCACCATTCCATTAATTCTGGTATCACTTTTCTTGATACTTCAGATATATATGGGCCTTACACAAATGAAATCCTCATAGGAAAG GCTTTGAAGGGAGAGACGAGAGAACGAGTTGAGTTGGCAACAAAGTTTGGAATTAATGCTTCTGCAGAtggaaaaatagaaataattggAGATCCCTGCTATGTTAGAGCTTCATGTGAAGCTAGCTTAAAGAGACTTGATGTTAACTGCATCGACTTATACTATCAACATAGGATCGATACACGTGTGCCAATTGAAATCACG ATGGGAGAACTTAAGAAGCTAGTCGAAGAgggtaaaataaaatacataggTCTCTCTGAGGCTTCAGCATCGACGATTAGGAGAGCACATGAAGTTCATCCAATAACAGCAGTACAGTTAGAATGGTCCCTATGGTCGAGAGACGTAGAGGAAGAAATAATTCCTACTTGCAG gGAGCTTGGAATTGGAATTGTAGCATATAGTCCCTTAGGTAAAGGATTTTTGTCATCAGGTCCGAAGCTGCTTGAGGATCTGTCAAATGAAGACTTTCGGAAG CATATACCAAGGTTTCAAGCTGAGAATCTCAAGCATAACAAGATCTTATACGAGAGAATTTGCCAAATGGCAACGAAGAAGGGATGTACGCCATCTCAACTAGCCTTAGCCTGGGTACATCACCAAGGAAATGACGTGTGCCCCATCCCAG GTACCACTAAGATCAAAAACCTCGAACAGAACATCGAAGCTCTGTACATTAAGTTAACAACTGAAGACATGGTGGAGCTTGAATCCATTGCATCAGCTGATGCAGTGAAAGGTGAAAGAGATGCTTCTAGTGCAAGTACTTATAAAAACTCTGATACTCCACATTTGTCAACTTGGCATGCTGCGCGATAA
- the LOC107030526 gene encoding geraniol 8-hydroxylase-like: protein MDYYTLVFGSILVLAILCNIIAKICSKGSKKVPPGPSPWPIIGNLHLLGAKPHISLANLAKNYGPIMSLKLGQITTIVISSSTIAKQVLKTQDQAFSSRFAPNALQAHNHYKFSVAWLPVCPQWRTLRRILNTNLLSSNKLDANQHLRSQKVKELIAYCDKCSKQGEALDIGQVVFKTSLNLLSNTLFSKDLADPFSDSKVELKEVIWGITAEVGKPNLVDFFPILEIYTPYTKYTYMKWS from the coding sequence ATGGATTactatacacttgtgtttgggTCAATTTTAGTGTTGGCTATCCTTTGTAATATCATAGCAAAAATATGTAGCAAAGGAAGCAAAAAAGTTCCACCAGGTCCATCACCATGGCCAATTATTGGAAACCTTCACTTGTTAGGTGCAAAACCTCATATATCACTAGCCAATCTTGCAAAAAATTATGGTCCAATTATGAGTTTAAAATTAGGTCAAATAACAACAATAGTTATTTCCTCATCAACCATTGCAAAACAAGTCCTTAAAACTCAAGATCAAGCCTTTTCATCTAGATTTGCTCCTAATGCTCTTCAAGCACACAACCATTACAAATTTTCTGTGGCGTGGCTTCCTGTTTGTCCTCAATGGCGAACGCTTCGAAGAATATTGAACACTAACCTCTTATCTTCCAATAAGCTTGATGCAAATCAACATCTAAGGTCTCAAAAGGTGAAAGAATTGATTGCTTATTGTGACAAATGTAGTAAACAAGGTGAAGCTTTGGATATAGGTCAAGTTGTTTTCAAGACTAGTCTTAATTTGTTGTCAAACACACTTTTCTCCAAGGATTTGGCTGATCCTTTTTCAGATTCAAAGGTAGAGTTGAAGGAAGTTATATGGGGTATCACGGCTGAGGTAGGGAAGCCTAATTTAGTAGATTTTTTTCCCATACTTGAAATATATACACCTTAtactaaatatacatatatgaagtGGTCATGA
- the LOC107030524 gene encoding auxin-induced protein PCNT115-like isoform X2 — translation MKMGSQGLEVSAQGLGCMGMSAFYGPPKPDDEMIKLIHHSINSGITFLDTSDIYGPYTNEILIGKALKGETRERVELATKFGINASADGKIEIIGDPCYVRASCEASLKRLDVNCIDLYYQHRIDTRVPIEITMGELKKLVEEGKIKYIGLSEASASTIRRAHEVHPITAVQLEWSLWSRDVEEEIIPTCRELGIGIVAYSPLGKGFLSSGPKLLEDLSNEDFRKHIPRFQAENLKHNKILYERICQMATKKGCTPSQLALAWVHHQGNDVCPIPGTTKIKNLEQNIEALYIKLTTEDMVELESIASADAVKGERDASSASTYKNSDTPHLSTWHAAR, via the exons ATGAAGATGGGCTCACAAGGCCTTGAAGTATCAGCTCAAGGGCTGGGCTGTATGGGAATGTCTGCATTTTATGGGCCCCCAAAACCTGATGATGAAATGATTAAACTTATTCACCATTCCATTAATTCTGGTATCACTTTTCTTGATACTTCAGATATATATGGGCCTTACACAAATGAAATCCTCATAGGAAAG GCTTTGAAGGGAGAGACGAGAGAACGAGTTGAGTTGGCAACAAAGTTTGGAATTAATGCTTCTGCAGAtggaaaaatagaaataattggAGATCCCTGCTATGTTAGAGCTTCATGTGAAGCTAGCTTAAAGAGACTTGATGTTAACTGCATCGACTTATACTATCAACATAGGATCGATACACGTGTGCCAATTGAAATCACG ATGGGAGAACTTAAGAAGCTAGTCGAAGAgggtaaaataaaatacataggTCTCTCTGAGGCTTCAGCATCGACGATTAGGAGAGCACATGAAGTTCATCCAATAACAGCAGTACAGTTAGAATGGTCCCTATGGTCGAGAGACGTAGAGGAAGAAATAATTCCTACTTGCAG gGAGCTTGGAATTGGAATTGTAGCATATAGTCCCTTAGGTAAAGGATTTTTGTCATCAGGTCCGAAGCTGCTTGAGGATCTGTCAAATGAAGACTTTCGGAAG CATATACCAAGGTTTCAAGCTGAGAATCTCAAGCATAACAAGATCTTATACGAGAGAATTTGCCAAATGGCAACGAAGAAGGGATGTACGCCATCTCAACTAGCCTTAGCCTGGGTACATCACCAAGGAAATGACGTGTGCCCCATCCCAG GTACCACTAAGATCAAAAACCTCGAACAGAACATCGAAGCTCTGTACATTAAGTTAACAACTGAAGACATGGTGGAGCTTGAATCCATTGCATCAGCTGATGCAGTGAAAGGTGAAAGAGATGCTTCTAGTGCAAGTACTTATAAAAACTCTGATACTCCACATTTGTCAACTTGGCATGCTGCGCGATAA